In one Cloacibacillus porcorum genomic region, the following are encoded:
- a CDS encoding M20 family metallopeptidase: MQNLITALIKQQAGMSIEICRELIKCPSEDPAGDTRAVASYIQKFFTKHGIENNVISPHPEKPNVVATIRGSRSGKHLIFNGHIDTFPVGDISKWSVDPFSGEIKDGKLYGRGAADMKGGIAASMTAALILNQLKDTLPGKISFTCVSDEEVNGPWGTNYLLKHYPELYGDALINGEPSSVEHIRIGEKGIFQARITVNTAGGHGAYSGLKTNAITDMVYILESLLSFENEAPEIDKEVRLFMERARTSYDRVLCEGAMDKALRPTLNIGTITGGIMVNMVPERCQAEIDFRFPPGVTCRFVEKWLDDKIRKHSNSDYKIIKSSDAHITSVEEPLVKIAKATACEVCAHPVFENYSLGGTEAVLWRAKGIPAITYGPNHHNMGSPDEYIMAEELPLVSKVHAMTAWRYLTYQNN; encoded by the coding sequence ATGCAAAATTTAATTACAGCCCTAATCAAGCAACAAGCAGGTATGTCGATAGAGATTTGCCGCGAATTGATAAAATGCCCCTCCGAAGATCCCGCCGGCGACACACGCGCGGTAGCGTCATACATACAAAAATTCTTCACAAAACATGGTATAGAGAATAACGTTATCTCCCCGCACCCTGAGAAGCCAAACGTTGTAGCTACGATCAGAGGGTCACGCAGTGGAAAACACCTTATATTCAACGGGCATATTGATACCTTTCCCGTAGGTGATATATCTAAATGGAGCGTTGATCCATTTAGCGGAGAAATTAAAGATGGGAAACTATACGGAAGGGGTGCCGCCGACATGAAGGGTGGCATCGCAGCCAGCATGACGGCGGCACTTATTTTAAACCAGTTAAAAGATACGCTGCCTGGAAAGATTTCATTTACCTGTGTATCTGACGAAGAGGTTAACGGTCCATGGGGAACAAATTATCTGCTGAAACACTATCCTGAATTGTACGGTGATGCGTTGATAAACGGAGAGCCATCTTCCGTAGAACATATCAGAATCGGAGAAAAAGGGATCTTCCAGGCCCGGATAACGGTGAACACTGCCGGCGGACACGGAGCCTACTCTGGGCTAAAAACAAACGCGATCACCGACATGGTGTATATTTTAGAATCGTTGCTATCTTTCGAAAACGAGGCACCGGAAATAGATAAAGAGGTCCGGTTATTTATGGAAAGAGCAAGAACTTCCTACGATAGGGTCCTGTGCGAAGGGGCTATGGACAAAGCTCTTAGGCCTACACTCAATATTGGAACTATAACAGGCGGAATCATGGTCAATATGGTGCCAGAACGTTGTCAGGCAGAGATTGACTTCCGTTTTCCACCAGGGGTGACATGCCGTTTTGTTGAAAAATGGCTGGACGATAAAATAAGAAAACATTCAAACTCAGACTATAAAATCATCAAAAGCAGCGACGCTCATATTACCTCCGTGGAAGAACCGCTTGTTAAAATTGCAAAAGCGACTGCCTGCGAGGTATGCGCCCATCCTGTATTTGAAAACTATAGCCTTGGAGGCACGGAGGCAGTTTTATGGAGAGCAAAAGGTATCCCAGCCATAACATACGGACCGAATCATCACAATATGGGGTCGCCGGATGAATATATTATGGCCGAAGAACTTCCTCTTGTTTCTAAAGTACATGCAATGACCGCGTGGCGTTATTTAACCTATCAAAATAATTGA
- a CDS encoding electron transfer flavoprotein subunit beta/FixA family protein: MRIAVLIKQVPDSDEIKMDPDKGTMIREGSGNIVNPLDLNALQAALDVKKKCGADISVISMGPKQADIALREALALGADNAYLVSDRFFAGADSWATALALAVTIIKTGPYDIILAGEKATDGETGQVGPEIAAMLDIPCATYVSFMDIDDMFVTVKRTVEDGIETQRLYLPALITVLSDINDPAMPTLSGKKRARRSDISVISAADIDLSSEEVGLAGSPTRVVKIEHPKITRHTEFYCGKDIEHGIEHVMKVLKELAIL, encoded by the coding sequence ATGAGAATAGCGGTTTTGATAAAACAGGTCCCAGATTCTGACGAAATAAAAATGGACCCAGATAAGGGAACAATGATCAGAGAGGGAAGTGGAAATATTGTCAACCCACTTGACCTGAATGCGCTGCAGGCAGCGCTTGATGTGAAAAAAAAATGCGGAGCGGATATCTCTGTTATTTCGATGGGGCCTAAACAGGCGGATATTGCTTTAAGAGAGGCTCTTGCTCTTGGCGCTGACAATGCATATCTCGTTTCTGACAGGTTTTTTGCTGGAGCAGACAGTTGGGCTACCGCTCTTGCTTTGGCTGTTACTATTATAAAAACAGGCCCTTACGATATTATTCTAGCCGGGGAAAAAGCAACAGACGGTGAGACGGGACAAGTTGGCCCGGAAATTGCCGCTATGCTGGATATTCCATGTGCGACGTATGTGAGTTTCATGGATATAGACGATATGTTTGTGACGGTAAAGCGTACGGTAGAAGATGGCATTGAGACACAAAGGCTTTATCTTCCTGCTCTTATTACGGTACTAAGTGATATAAACGATCCTGCTATGCCTACCTTGAGTGGTAAGAAACGGGCTCGAAGGTCCGATATCAGTGTTATATCTGCGGCAGATATCGACCTTTCCAGTGAAGAGGTTGGGCTTGCGGGTTCTCCTACCAGAGTTGTAAAAATCGAACATCCAAAGATTACGCGACATACGGAATTTTATTGTGGCAAGGATATAGAACACGGTATTGAGCATGTCATGAAAGTTCTTAAGGAATTGGCCATACTTTAG
- a CDS encoding FAD-binding oxidoreductase: MMTAKFDFARVTQTTVRDLVEIFGPSGVSVDREKVTAYSKDEVALHLWDKEYTADVVCFAENTEQISDLMRYANDKKIPVTPRGAGTGLSGGAVPAFCGIELSLERMNKILEFDMENLTITVEPGVVTAEINKAAADHGLLYAGDPCSGDASFIGGNVAENAGGNKVVKYGPTGNHVLGMEVVLPDGSVTWFGGKRRKDVTGYDFVHLMVGSEGTLGIVTKIILRLLPSSSFVVDLLVPFADVKSAIKAVPAIMTEGKSIPSSIEFIDKQSMLLTEEYLRTKFPFSNEADAHLILQYEGNERERLADEIEKIGDICLKQGALEVFVADNRTVKDKLWKGRKSVAEAVWAHAPIQVSNEDVVIPASAVADFMRELDDICHGAGVKYAAYGHLGDGNMHVTLYLEGETPGWREIIGDVRQKLYTIVIKLEGTLTGEHGVGLKRAAYISQFLDDAQIDLIRRVKLAFDPNNILNPGKIVPWE; the protein is encoded by the coding sequence ATGATGACTGCCAAATTTGATTTTGCGCGTGTTACTCAGACAACGGTACGCGATCTAGTTGAAATTTTTGGTCCATCAGGAGTGTCTGTAGATAGGGAAAAGGTTACGGCATATTCAAAGGATGAAGTTGCGCTACATTTGTGGGATAAAGAATATACTGCTGATGTGGTATGTTTTGCCGAAAATACGGAACAGATATCTGATCTTATGAGGTATGCGAATGATAAAAAGATTCCTGTTACTCCGAGAGGGGCTGGTACAGGATTATCAGGGGGTGCTGTGCCCGCATTTTGTGGCATAGAACTTTCTTTGGAACGCATGAATAAAATATTGGAGTTCGATATGGAGAACCTGACGATTACCGTTGAACCAGGAGTAGTTACTGCTGAGATAAACAAAGCAGCTGCCGACCATGGTCTGCTCTATGCCGGTGACCCGTGCAGCGGTGATGCCTCTTTTATCGGTGGTAACGTGGCGGAAAATGCCGGCGGCAATAAGGTTGTAAAGTATGGTCCAACAGGTAATCATGTACTAGGTATGGAAGTTGTGTTGCCGGACGGATCCGTTACATGGTTTGGGGGCAAAAGAAGAAAAGATGTGACAGGATATGATTTCGTTCATCTGATGGTAGGGTCGGAGGGTACCCTTGGGATTGTTACAAAGATAATACTTAGACTTTTGCCCAGCTCATCTTTTGTTGTAGACCTTTTGGTCCCTTTTGCAGATGTCAAGAGCGCAATAAAAGCGGTCCCTGCGATAATGACAGAGGGCAAGAGTATCCCCAGTTCTATAGAATTTATCGATAAGCAGTCGATGTTGCTTACAGAGGAATATCTACGGACAAAATTTCCATTTTCGAACGAAGCTGATGCGCATTTGATATTACAGTATGAGGGAAATGAAAGAGAGCGTCTTGCTGATGAAATTGAGAAAATAGGGGATATATGTCTAAAGCAGGGGGCTTTGGAGGTATTCGTTGCGGATAACAGAACGGTGAAGGATAAGCTGTGGAAAGGGCGTAAAAGTGTTGCTGAAGCTGTATGGGCACATGCTCCAATTCAGGTGTCAAATGAGGATGTCGTCATTCCTGCAAGCGCTGTTGCAGATTTTATGCGGGAGTTGGATGACATATGTCACGGTGCGGGTGTGAAATATGCTGCTTATGGTCATCTTGGCGACGGTAATATGCATGTAACGTTATATCTGGAGGGGGAAACCCCTGGATGGCGCGAGATTATTGGGGACGTGCGGCAAAAGCTCTACACGATCGTTATAAAGCTTGAGGGGACGCTCACGGGAGAACATGGCGTGGGGTTGAAGCGTGCCGCGTATATTTCGCAATTTCTTGATGATGCTCAAATAGATTTGATACGCAGGGTAAAACTTGCCTTCGATCCAAACAATATACTCAATCCCGGTAAAATTGTTCCCTGGGAATAG
- a CDS encoding electron transfer flavoprotein subunit alpha/FixB family protein encodes MLRDKSCVDGILVCGEIRQNKIHSVTKELLGKAREIAGKMATRVTCLLICGQLDDMPEELFCFGAERVIVASHDKLEYFNQEITAKILSYVVEKYLPEVILAPATTSGRTYLPSVAAMLHTGLTADCTSLDIEDGSGLLLQTRPAIGGNVMATIKTPNHVPQMATVRPKTFRMPEKHVDGNGEIIFLDIPPSLLESRIEVIGKEYASETVSNVQDKDVIVSGGKGLRKAENFNMLHELAELLGGGVGASRPTVEAKWIGYPHQIGLSGRVVSPKCYFAIGISGAIQHLAGMQTAQKIIAINKDPEAPIFQIADVALCGDFKDIVPVLINRIRREVI; translated from the coding sequence ATGTTGAGAGATAAAAGTTGCGTCGACGGTATTCTTGTTTGTGGTGAAATTCGTCAAAATAAGATCCATTCTGTTACCAAAGAATTGCTTGGAAAAGCGCGTGAAATTGCTGGTAAAATGGCGACCAGGGTAACGTGTCTTCTGATATGCGGACAGTTGGACGATATGCCGGAAGAGCTGTTCTGTTTCGGCGCGGAACGCGTGATTGTGGCTTCGCATGATAAATTAGAATATTTTAATCAGGAGATTACCGCGAAGATTTTATCTTATGTTGTTGAAAAGTACCTACCTGAGGTAATCCTTGCTCCTGCTACAACCTCAGGACGAACATATCTTCCATCTGTCGCTGCTATGCTGCATACTGGACTGACTGCGGATTGTACCAGTCTTGATATAGAGGATGGAAGTGGTCTGCTGCTGCAAACCAGGCCGGCAATAGGCGGAAATGTGATGGCTACAATAAAGACACCCAATCATGTGCCTCAAATGGCGACCGTTCGGCCTAAAACTTTTCGTATGCCTGAAAAACATGTGGATGGTAATGGTGAAATTATTTTTCTTGATATCCCGCCATCCTTACTGGAGAGTCGTATAGAAGTTATTGGTAAGGAATATGCCTCTGAAACGGTGTCCAACGTGCAGGATAAAGATGTGATTGTCTCTGGTGGTAAGGGGCTCAGGAAAGCGGAAAATTTTAATATGCTGCACGAACTTGCGGAGCTTCTTGGTGGAGGGGTAGGGGCTTCTCGGCCTACGGTTGAAGCAAAATGGATAGGATATCCCCATCAAATAGGACTTTCAGGCAGGGTGGTGTCTCCCAAATGTTATTTTGCTATAGGCATATCAGGTGCCATACAGCATCTTGCCGGAATGCAGACGGCACAGAAGATTATTGCTATCAATAAAGATCCAGAAGCGCCTATTTTTCAAATAGCGGATGTTGCTCTATGTGGAGATTTCAAAGATATCGTCCCTGTATTGATAAATAGGATTAGGCGGGAGGTTATCTGA
- a CDS encoding dimethylarginine dimethylaminohydrolase family protein, with protein sequence MGPFNNSSQYYHMVLSQMTPKAEPAFHEHEEQLRVWGSQWGVKNDVDQIRTILVHRPGKELGVITEDKYDPQIEALIDKENQWYFRSDKAPDIAAMQEEHDALIRTLEAEDIKVVYMDGSPTDPDAINVRDNGIVINGGIIITRMGIVGEKYGTGRRGEEAYVTRTVANIGMPILHTIQGNGLMEGGSFCLLDEKHAAIGLSYRGNKAAAEQVRQVLAIQNIELVEVPLTGFSLHLDGAIVMVDHDKALVNVERLPFWFLDYLKKLGIKPIFTDYRDGTLGINCLATRPGRVLAYDDAPWTAECLYKNGVDVIPLKYIECRKKGGGIHCGTLPLIRNEK encoded by the coding sequence ATGGGACCTTTTAATAATAGCAGTCAGTATTATCATATGGTACTTTCCCAAATGACACCAAAAGCGGAACCTGCCTTTCATGAACATGAAGAGCAGCTACGGGTATGGGGATCTCAATGGGGGGTAAAAAATGACGTTGACCAAATTAGGACAATATTGGTCCATCGTCCCGGAAAAGAGCTTGGTGTAATTACTGAGGATAAATATGATCCTCAGATAGAAGCCCTTATCGACAAAGAAAACCAATGGTACTTCCGCTCAGACAAAGCCCCCGACATCGCAGCTATGCAGGAAGAGCATGACGCGCTGATACGAACCCTTGAAGCAGAGGATATCAAAGTAGTATATATGGATGGGAGTCCGACCGACCCTGACGCGATAAACGTGCGGGATAACGGCATCGTGATAAATGGAGGTATCATCATCACGAGGATGGGTATCGTAGGGGAAAAATATGGCACTGGACGCCGAGGCGAAGAGGCGTATGTTACCCGTACCGTGGCAAATATTGGCATGCCCATACTGCACACTATTCAAGGAAACGGATTGATGGAGGGAGGCAGTTTTTGTCTTTTGGATGAAAAACACGCCGCCATCGGCCTAAGCTATAGAGGAAACAAGGCAGCGGCGGAGCAAGTCCGGCAGGTGCTGGCAATACAGAATATAGAACTAGTTGAAGTACCTTTAACTGGATTCAGTCTGCATTTGGACGGTGCGATTGTCATGGTGGACCACGACAAAGCGTTGGTCAACGTTGAAAGACTGCCCTTCTGGTTCCTCGACTATCTGAAAAAGCTTGGAATAAAGCCTATTTTCACCGATTACCGCGACGGTACGTTAGGAATAAACTGCCTCGCCACCAGACCAGGCAGGGTCCTCGCATACGATGACGCGCCATGGACGGCGGAATGTCTATACAAAAACGGCGTTGATGTCATTCCTCTTAAGTACATTGAATGCAGAAAAAAGGGAGGAGGTATTCACTGCGGTACACTGCCACTTATCAGGAATGAAAAATAG